The Clostridia bacterium DNA segment TCACAACGCCTTCGTCCAGGTGGGCATGAGCGTCGATAAAGCCGGGAATGGCATACCTTCCCCGACCCTCCAGCACCACCGTTTGGGAGCCGGGAGAGAATTCATCCCGGCTCAGCCCGGCTACCAGGGGGCCGGCGGTGGCAATATGAAAGTGGGGCAGCAAAGTTCCGGTATGGACGTTTAGAACCGTGACGTCCCGAACCAGCAAATCCGGGGATTCCTGCCCCAGCGCCACCGCCCGAGCCCTGAGCCGGAGTTCCCGGGGGAATACCTGACCCTTCATTATCGGTAGCAGCTTCCTCTCTTCAGGAGCTTCGTGACCCGGTTTACGTACCTCGGTCCCCCGGCCGCAAGCAGGCCATCACCCCGGACGAACCTCTGCTTCCTACGCCCCGGCCCCGCCCTCGGCCTCTTTGCCGCGGCCTGGGGGGCGGAGCCGGGGCTCGGCCCGGTTCAGGCTACTGCTTCTTGGGCCAGGCGGGCTTCACAATGGGCGCGGCGGTACGGTGTTCGCCCGGATCGACTACCTCGAATATCCCCTTCTGCCACTGCCCTATCTGGCCCAGGTGACCGCGGAAGAAGCGGTCGGGGTCGTACTTGAACGGCCCGGTAAAGGTATTGTAGGTCTTGGTGGCCAGAAGTTCCCGGATCTTGCTCTGGTCCAGCGTCCCGGCTTCTTCTATGGCCTGCTGGAAGTGCTGCAACGAAGAATAGAAGTAGAGTTCGCCCCAGTAGTTGCACTCCTCGCCCGGATAGTACTTGTGGAAGAGATCCGCAAACTGCTTAGCCCCTTCGCTGCTCTTCACGTTCCAGGCTCCGCCTCCCATAATCCCTTCGCTCACGTCCTTGCCCACGGCCTGAACGAAGAAAGGAAAGGCAGGCCCCACGCTTACGAAGAAGGCCTTAAAGTCTATGCCCAACTCCACAGCCTGCTGGGTCACCAGGATGCCCTCCTCGGGGTAAACAAAGGCAACAAAGGCGTCTACACCGAGGGACTTGGCCTCCTTCAGCAGAGGAGAGAGGTCCTTGGTCCCCAGCGGGAAACTCTTCAGCAGTTTTACGTCTATGCCGACCTTCTTAAACTCCGGCACGCCCACCTCGGCGTACTCCACGCCGTGCAGGTCCTCGTGGTGCACTACCGCCACGGTCTTTACGCCTATCTCGGCCAGAATCTGGGCCAGCGCCGGCATTTGATCCCGGGAATAGTTGAGTACCTGGAAGAAGTAGGGCAGATCGGGCATGATCTCTTCCAGTCTAACCGCGCCGCCGGCGGCACCGATCATGATATAGTTATGCTTGTTGGCTATGGGTCCTGCCGCGTAAAGAAACGCCGTTCCCCAGGGAGGGAAGACGAAATCGACCTTGTCCTCCAGGATGAGCTTTTCCAACAACTTGGTCATGGTTCCTAAGTCGGACTTGTCATCGTACT contains these protein-coding regions:
- a CDS encoding amino acid ABC transporter substrate-binding protein; this encodes MKKRQSVVWLVVALLVGAVVLSATGCAKQEAAAPAPAPQPAKEKIVIGQAISLSGPLASSVAVSGGPSWEIWVKEVNAQGGLYVKEYGKKLPIEYIKYDDKSDLGTMTKLLEKLILEDKVDFVFPPWGTAFLYAAGPIANKHNYIMIGAAGGAVRLEEIMPDLPYFFQVLNYSRDQMPALAQILAEIGVKTVAVVHHEDLHGVEYAEVGVPEFKKVGIDVKLLKSFPLGTKDLSPLLKEAKSLGVDAFVAFVYPEEGILVTQQAVELGIDFKAFFVSVGPAFPFFVQAVGKDVSEGIMGGGAWNVKSSEGAKQFADLFHKYYPGEECNYWGELYFYSSLQHFQQAIEEAGTLDQSKIRELLATKTYNTFTGPFKYDPDRFFRGHLGQIGQWQKGIFEVVDPGEHRTAAPIVKPAWPKKQ